A genomic window from Salvelinus namaycush isolate Seneca chromosome 21, SaNama_1.0, whole genome shotgun sequence includes:
- the LOC120066074 gene encoding CD59 glycoprotein: protein MVDFTYCLLQEGYSLMIHVFHLVCLQILNFPNEYGLIFRGHNKAAKMKRSLGLCLVVCFGILDLGCALRCFKCSDYTGRCENVQDCTYEDSCLSLSERGGKTIRQCIRYTDCDNSRLSQMFPAVSGFTYRCCSSNLCNSSTTIATRGPVFALMGSLLVFWWSSL, encoded by the exons ATGGTTGACTTCACATACTGCCTACTACAAGAAGGATACAGCTTGATGATTCATGTCTTTCATCTAGTTTGTCTGCAGATTTTAAATTTTCCTAATGAATACGGTCTTATATTTAGGGGACATAACAAGGCAGCAAAAATGAAGCGCTCCCTTGGACTTTGCTTGGTGGTCTGTTTTGGGATACTCGATTTGG gCTGTGCACTTCGTTGCTTCAAGTGCTCCGATTACACAGGGCGCTGCGAAAATGTTCAAGACTGCACTTATGAAGATTCCTGTTTATCTCTGAGTGAAAGAG GTGGGAAGACAATTCGACAGTGTATCAGATACACAGACTGTGACAATTCTCGGCTGTCCCAGATGTTCCCTGCAGTCTCCGGATTCACGTACCGGTGTTGCAGCAGCAACCTGTGTAATAGTAGTACCACTATTGCCACGAGAGGGCCAGTTTTCGCTTTGATGGGGTCACTATTGGTCTTTTGGTGGTCCTCACTGTGA